The following proteins are co-located in the Dromiciops gliroides isolate mDroGli1 chromosome 2, mDroGli1.pri, whole genome shotgun sequence genome:
- the FUT11 gene encoding alpha-(1,3)-fucosyltransferase 11, which yields MAGAGVALAAAAMLWFCGCEAEPGPEGEAEWVEPWDGAVFRQPSVLGSVGAARSSGKAGLDDDGELPVLLWWSPGLFPHFPGDSERIECARGACVASRDRRRRREPRTRALLFYGTDFRASEAPLPRLSHQSWALLHEESPLNNFLLSHAPGIRLFNLSATFSRRSDYPLQLQWLPGLAYLRHAAPAPQERAAWRRRGYAPLLYLQSHCDVPSDRDRYVRELMRYIPVDSYGKCLQNRELPARLRDTATATSEDPELLAFLSRYKFHLAMENAICEDYMTEKLWRPLHLGAVPVYRGSPSVLDWMPNERAVILVDDFESPQQLAAFIDFLDSNDEEYAKYLAYKQPGGITNRLLLDSLEQREWGVNDPGQPSYLQGFECFVCDHELARLAAERAHEADPARVPPPQPRIAQHSHMGCPEPTPGFGRLEEIPENDSWKEMWLQDYWQGLDQGEALTTMIHNNETHQGKFWDYMHDIFLRRNQYPRPPT from the exons ATGGCGGGTGCCGGCGTGGCGCTGGCGGCCGCGGCGATGCTTTGGTTTTGCGGCTGCGAAGCCGAGCCGGGGCCCGAGGGCGAGGCGGAGTGGGTGGAGCCCTGGGATGGCGCGGTGTTCCGTCAGCCTTCGGTGCTGGGCTCGGTGGGAGCGGCGCGGAGCTCGGGGAAGGCGGGCCTTGACGACGATGGCGAACTGCCCGTCTTGTTGTGGTGGAGTCCCGGCTTGTTTCCTCACTTTCCCGGGGACTCGGAGCGCATCGAGTGTGCGCGGGGCGCGTGCGTGGCCTCCCGGgaccggcggcggcggcgggagccGCGCACACGCGCCCTGCTCTTCTACGGCACGGACTTCCGCGCCTCCGAGGCACCGCTGCCCCGCCTTTCGCACCAGAGCTGGGCGCTGCTGCACGAGGAGTCGCCGCTCAACAACTTCCTCTTGAGCCACGCGCCTGGCATCCGCCTCTTCAACCTCAGCGCCACCTTCAGCCGCCGCTCCGACTACCCGTTGCAGCTGCAGTGGCTCCCGGGGCTCGCCTACCTGCGCCACGCCGCGCCTGCGCCCCAGGAGCGCGCGGCCTGGCGCCGCCGCGGCTACGCGCCGCTCCTCTATCTGCAGTCCCACTGCGACGTACCCTCGGACCGCGACCGCTACGTGCGCGAGCTCATGCGCTACATTCCG GTGGACTCCTATGGTAAGTGCCTGCAGAACCGCGAACTGCCCGCCCGGCTGCGCGACACGGCCACGGCCACATCGGAGGACCCCGAACTCCTGGCCTTCCTGTCCCGTTACAAGTTCCATCTGGCCATGGAGAACGCCATCTGCGAGGACTACATGACGGAGAAGCTGTGGCGGCCCCTGCATCTGGGGGCCGTGCCCGTGTACCGCGGCTCGCCGTCCGTGCTCGACTGGATGCCCAACGAGCGCGCCGTCATCCTGGTGGACGACTTCGAGTCACCGCAGCAGCTGGCCGCCTTCATCGACTTCCTGGACAGCAACGACGAGGAGTACGCCAAGTACCTGGCCTACAAGCAGCCTGGGGGCATTACCAACCGGCTCCTTCTGGACAGCCTGGAGCAGCGTGAGTGGGGGGTGAACGACCCCGGGCAGCCCAGCTACCTGCAGGGCTTCGAGTGCTTCGTCTGTGACCACGAGCTGGCAAGGCTCGCCGCCGAAAGGGCCCACGAGGCCGACCCGGCCCGAGTCCCACCGCCGCAACCCCGGATCGCGCAGCACTCCCACATGGGCTGCCCTGAACCCACCCCTGGCTTTGGGAGGCTAGAGGAGATCCCCGAGAATGACAG CTGGAAGGAGATGTGGCTTCAGGATTACTGGCAAGGCCTGGACCAGGGTGAGGCCCTCACCACCATGATCCACAACAATGAGACACACCAAGGGAAGTTTTGGGATTACATGCATGACATTTTCCTCCGAAGGAACCAGTATCCCCGGCCACCAACATGA